From a region of the Bradyrhizobium sp. KBS0727 genome:
- a CDS encoding NADH-quinone oxidoreductase subunit NuoF — MTMRLFVSRDAGAVAVGADEVALALEQAAGKRGIAVEIVRTGSRGLYWLEPMVEVATPKGRIAFGPVTPAEALSVLDAMAADGPHALRLGITDEIPWLKRQTRLTFARCGVIDPRSVEDYRAHDGYKGLERALRLTPGEILTDVTASGLRGRGGAGFPTGIKWNTVAQASADRKYIVCNADEGDSGTFADRMIMEGDPFVVIEGMTIAGITVGATKGYIYIRSEYPHAVTAMNAAIAAATRAGYLGAKIGGSGHHFDLEVRVGAGAYVCGEETSLLESLEGRRGIVRAKPPLPAHKGLFGRPTVINNVLSFAAIPFILAGGAKAYANFGMGRSRGTMPIQLAGNIRYGGLFETAFGITLGELIDDIGGGTFTGREVRAVQVGGPLGAYFPRALFDTPFDYEAFAARDGLIGHGGIVVFDDSVDMAKQARFAMEFCAVESCGKCTPCRIGSTRGVETIDKIRRGERVAENIAVVEDLCNTMKFGSLCALGGFTPYPVSSALKHFREDFGPAPTKLQAAE; from the coding sequence ATGACGATGCGTCTCTTCGTTTCCCGTGATGCCGGCGCGGTTGCTGTCGGCGCCGATGAAGTGGCACTCGCGCTGGAACAGGCCGCGGGCAAGCGCGGCATCGCCGTCGAGATCGTCCGGACCGGGTCGCGCGGGCTCTATTGGCTGGAGCCGATGGTCGAGGTCGCCACCCCCAAGGGTCGGATCGCGTTCGGCCCCGTGACCCCGGCTGAGGCGCTGTCCGTGCTCGACGCCATGGCCGCCGACGGCCCGCACGCGCTGCGGCTGGGTATCACCGACGAGATTCCCTGGCTCAAGCGCCAGACCCGGCTGACCTTCGCCCGCTGCGGCGTGATCGACCCCCGGTCGGTCGAGGACTACCGCGCCCATGACGGCTACAAGGGCTTGGAACGAGCACTGCGGCTGACCCCGGGCGAGATCCTCACCGACGTCACCGCATCCGGATTGCGCGGTCGCGGCGGTGCCGGGTTCCCCACCGGCATCAAGTGGAACACCGTGGCGCAGGCCAGCGCCGACCGCAAATACATCGTCTGCAACGCCGACGAAGGCGACAGCGGCACCTTTGCGGATCGCATGATCATGGAAGGCGATCCCTTCGTCGTGATCGAAGGCATGACGATTGCCGGGATCACCGTCGGCGCCACCAAGGGTTACATCTATATCCGCTCGGAATATCCCCATGCGGTGACCGCCATGAACGCCGCGATCGCGGCAGCCACGCGCGCCGGCTATCTCGGCGCGAAAATCGGCGGCTCCGGCCATCATTTCGATCTCGAAGTCCGGGTCGGCGCCGGCGCCTATGTCTGTGGCGAAGAGACCTCGCTCTTGGAAAGCCTCGAAGGCCGCCGCGGCATCGTCCGCGCCAAGCCGCCGCTGCCGGCGCACAAGGGCCTGTTCGGCCGGCCGACCGTGATCAACAACGTGCTGTCGTTCGCGGCGATCCCCTTCATCCTCGCCGGCGGCGCCAAGGCCTACGCTAATTTCGGCATGGGCCGTTCACGCGGCACGATGCCGATCCAGCTCGCCGGTAATATCAGATATGGCGGCCTGTTCGAAACGGCTTTCGGTATCACGCTCGGCGAACTGATCGACGATATCGGCGGCGGCACCTTTACCGGCCGCGAGGTCCGCGCGGTTCAGGTCGGCGGTCCGCTCGGTGCCTATTTCCCCCGTGCGCTGTTCGACACGCCGTTCGACTATGAAGCCTTCGCCGCGCGTGACGGGCTGATCGGCCATGGCGGCATCGTCGTGTTCGACGACAGCGTCGACATGGCCAAACAAGCCCGCTTTGCGATGGAATTCTGCGCCGTCGAATCCTGCGGCAAGTGCACACCATGCCGGATCGGTTCGACCCGCGGCGTCGAGACTATCGACAAGATCCGCCGCGGCGAACGCGTCGCTGAGAACATCGCCGTGGTCGAAGACCTCTGCAACACCATGAAATTCGGTTCGCTCTGCGCACTCGGCGGCTTCACGCCCTACCCCGTCTCGAGCGCGCTGAAACACTTCCGGGAAGATTTTGGCCCGGCCCCTACCAAACTTCAGGCCGCGGAATAG
- a CDS encoding formate dehydrogenase subunit gamma, with amino-acid sequence MTPAYEPWNEARGAEIIAEHDHLEGATLVILHALQEAFGYIPQPAIPMIAAALNLSRAEVHGVFTFYHDFRHQPAGRHVLKLCRAEACQAAGGDALAARAESKLGISLGNTTADARVTLEPIYCLGLCATAPSAMLDGRVIGRLDEARIDALVAEAQR; translated from the coding sequence ATGACACCGGCCTACGAACCCTGGAACGAGGCGCGCGGCGCCGAGATCATCGCCGAACACGATCACCTCGAAGGGGCCACGCTGGTGATCCTGCACGCGCTGCAGGAAGCCTTCGGTTACATCCCGCAGCCCGCCATTCCCATGATCGCCGCCGCACTTAATTTGTCACGCGCCGAGGTCCATGGCGTGTTCACGTTCTATCACGACTTCCGTCACCAGCCCGCCGGCCGCCATGTGCTGAAACTTTGCCGCGCCGAGGCCTGCCAGGCCGCCGGCGGCGATGCGCTTGCAGCGCGCGCGGAGAGCAAGCTCGGCATTTCCCTAGGCAATACCACCGCCGATGCGCGCGTCACGCTGGAACCGATCTATTGCCTCGGCCTCTGCGCCACCGCGCCGTCGGCGATGCTGGACGGCCGCGTCATCGGACGGCTCGACGAAGCGCGGATCGACGCGCTGGTTGCGGAGGCGCAGCGATGA
- a CDS encoding LysR family transcriptional regulator has translation MIDKLELLLALAKERHFGRAAEACGVTQPTMSTSLKQLEEILGVMLVQRGSRFQGFTPEGERTLDWARRIVGDARAMRQEINGLKDKLSGEIRLAAIPTVLGMVASLTTPFRAKHPDVQFQIQSCTSADVLGLLENLEVDAGLTYIENEPIGKVRTIPLYNESYRLLTAPDAMFGDRKQVTWKEVGQVPLCLLTPDMQNRRIIDRALKSVGAEAVPTLTSNSLLVLYTHVKTGRWASVMPAKLAETLGLADAVRSIPIVDPVVNYSIGLVIPQRDPMTPLIAALVQVAREVAPTLE, from the coding sequence TTGATCGACAAGCTTGAACTTCTGCTGGCGCTGGCAAAGGAGCGGCACTTCGGACGGGCTGCCGAGGCCTGCGGCGTCACCCAGCCGACGATGTCGACCAGCCTCAAGCAGCTCGAGGAAATCCTCGGCGTCATGCTGGTGCAGCGCGGCTCGCGCTTTCAGGGCTTTACGCCGGAAGGCGAACGCACGCTCGACTGGGCGCGGCGGATCGTCGGCGATGCCCGCGCGATGCGGCAGGAGATCAACGGCCTCAAGGACAAGCTCTCCGGCGAGATCAGGCTCGCCGCGATCCCGACCGTGCTCGGCATGGTGGCGTCGCTGACGACGCCGTTCCGCGCCAAGCATCCCGATGTGCAGTTTCAAATCCAGTCCTGCACCTCGGCCGACGTGCTGGGGTTGTTGGAAAATCTCGAGGTCGATGCCGGGCTGACCTATATCGAGAACGAGCCGATCGGCAAGGTTCGCACCATTCCGCTCTATAACGAAAGCTACCGCCTGCTGACGGCGCCCGATGCGATGTTCGGCGATCGCAAGCAGGTGACCTGGAAGGAGGTCGGGCAGGTGCCGCTGTGCCTGCTGACGCCGGACATGCAGAACCGCCGCATCATCGACCGCGCGCTGAAGTCGGTGGGCGCGGAAGCCGTTCCGACGCTGACGTCGAACTCGCTGCTGGTGCTCTACACCCACGTCAAGACCGGGCGCTGGGCCAGCGTGATGCCGGCGAAGCTCGCCGAGACGCTCGGACTTGCGGACGCCGTCCGCAGCATTCCGATCGTCGATCCCGTGGTCAATTACAGCATCGGCCTCGTGATCCCGCAGCGCGACCCGATGACGCCGTTGATCGCTGCATTGGTGCAGGTCGCGCGCGAGGTCGCGCCGACGCTGGAGTAA
- a CDS encoding PAS domain-containing sensor histidine kinase — protein MARAHAANACVQSDSIKGLAQSIAKPAYHRLLTAEPALRRAVPTLIIAFLITICLGAFVQVIDQSRQKRAAMKRDIAALTDLLAERLDHLASIRQDRPANIERLQALLPDLIPAWAVAAGRHVIITGADHRVLARVPAEAGMGGSDRVLDVISTAQLLAAPGQQGVVNDMTLPNGNGAMAISKLVKQLPGQVIVIQESVDPLWGSDAALSVTLSATTGFVVLILGFAFHWQSTRAREGDLINDAVRGRIDTALNRGRCGLWDWDLSRGRIFWSQSMFTMLGLDSRHDLLTFGEVNALVKSDDINLFDIADQLISGKLDHIDQTFRMQHTGGHWIWLRVRCELSQAAADGGLHLIGIAVDITEQKSLAEKTVEADLRLRDAIETIPEAFVLWDADDRLVLCNSHFQRLHKLPDSAVTPGTSYETVIEVGSMPEVRTRLHETGAQAPGARTFEAQLDDGSWLHISERRTKDGGYVSVGTDITRIKEHEQKLIENDGRLRANVLDLKKSQAELADLAEKYSQEKNRAEEANQAKSKFLANMSHELRTPLNAIIGFSEIMGSGMFGVLGSDKYQEYCHDILTSGKYLLEVINDILDMSKIEAGRMKLDMEQLDLSKIVAESLRVVSGRAEDKHLTLDAEVESTISLVADRRAVKQIFVNLLSNAVKFTPDDGRVTVRSRVLPDSIVLVIADTGIGIAPESLRRLGKPFEQVESQLTKTYQGSGLGLAIARSLTNLHGGNMQLRSKLGTGTIVRVTLPRDPQAAKLSAAA, from the coding sequence ATGGCGCGTGCGCATGCGGCGAACGCGTGTGTCCAATCCGACTCGATCAAGGGATTGGCGCAATCGATCGCGAAGCCGGCCTATCACAGGCTGCTCACCGCGGAGCCGGCATTGCGCCGCGCCGTGCCCACCCTGATCATCGCCTTCCTGATCACCATCTGCCTCGGCGCCTTCGTGCAGGTCATCGACCAGAGCCGGCAGAAACGCGCCGCGATGAAGCGCGACATCGCCGCCCTCACCGACCTCTTGGCCGAACGCCTCGATCACCTCGCCTCCATCCGGCAGGACCGCCCCGCCAACATCGAGCGGCTGCAAGCCCTGTTGCCCGATCTCATCCCCGCCTGGGCGGTCGCCGCCGGCCGTCACGTCATCATCACCGGCGCCGATCACCGCGTGCTGGCCCGCGTTCCCGCCGAAGCCGGCATGGGCGGCAGCGACCGCGTGCTCGACGTCATCAGCACGGCGCAGTTGCTGGCCGCGCCCGGCCAGCAAGGCGTCGTCAACGACATGACGCTGCCGAACGGCAACGGCGCCATGGCGATCTCAAAGCTGGTCAAGCAACTGCCCGGCCAGGTCATCGTCATCCAGGAGAGTGTCGATCCGCTCTGGGGATCCGATGCCGCGCTCTCGGTCACGCTGTCCGCGACCACGGGATTCGTCGTGCTGATCCTCGGCTTCGCCTTCCACTGGCAATCGACCCGCGCCCGCGAGGGCGACCTGATCAACGACGCCGTGCGCGGCCGGATCGACACCGCGCTCAACCGCGGCCGCTGCGGCCTGTGGGACTGGGACCTCTCGCGCGGAAGGATCTTCTGGTCGCAGTCGATGTTCACCATGCTGGGGCTGGACTCCCGCCACGACCTGCTCACCTTCGGCGAAGTCAACGCGCTGGTGAAATCCGACGACATCAACCTGTTCGACATCGCCGATCAGCTGATCTCCGGCAAGCTCGACCACATCGACCAGACGTTTCGCATGCAGCACACCGGCGGCCACTGGATCTGGCTGCGCGTCCGCTGCGAACTCAGCCAGGCCGCGGCCGACGGCGGACTGCATTTGATCGGCATCGCCGTCGACATCACCGAGCAGAAGAGCCTCGCCGAAAAGACCGTGGAAGCTGATCTGCGGCTGCGCGACGCCATCGAGACCATCCCGGAAGCCTTCGTGCTATGGGACGCGGACGACCGCCTGGTGCTCTGCAACTCGCATTTCCAGCGCCTGCACAAGCTGCCGGACTCGGCGGTGACCCCCGGCACGTCCTACGAGACCGTGATCGAGGTCGGCAGTATGCCGGAAGTCCGCACCCGGCTGCACGAGACCGGCGCCCAGGCGCCCGGCGCGCGCACCTTCGAGGCGCAGCTCGACGACGGCAGCTGGCTGCACATCTCGGAACGCCGCACCAAGGACGGCGGCTACGTCTCGGTCGGCACCGACATCACCCGCATCAAGGAACACGAACAGAAGCTGATCGAAAACGACGGCCGGCTGCGCGCCAACGTGCTCGACCTGAAGAAATCTCAGGCCGAGCTTGCCGATCTTGCCGAGAAATATTCGCAGGAGAAGAACCGCGCCGAGGAAGCCAACCAGGCCAAGTCGAAATTCCTCGCCAATATGAGCCACGAACTGCGCACCCCGCTCAACGCCATCATCGGCTTCTCCGAGATCATGGGCAGCGGCATGTTCGGCGTACTCGGCTCCGACAAGTATCAGGAGTACTGCCACGACATCCTGACGTCGGGAAAATACCTGCTCGAGGTCATCAACGACATCCTCGACATGTCGAAGATCGAGGCCGGCCGCATGAAGCTCGACATGGAGCAGCTCGATCTGTCGAAGATCGTGGCGGAGTCGCTGCGGGTGGTCTCCGGCCGCGCCGAGGACAAGCATCTGACGCTCGACGCCGAGGTCGAAAGCACGATCTCGCTGGTCGCCGACCGCCGCGCGGTCAAGCAGATCTTCGTCAACCTCTTGTCGAACGCGGTGAAGTTCACCCCCGACGACGGCCGCGTCACCGTCCGCAGCCGGGTGCTGCCCGACTCCATCGTGCTTGTCATCGCCGACACCGGCATCGGCATCGCGCCGGAATCGCTGCGGCGGCTGGGCAAGCCGTTCGAACAGGTCGAGAGCCAGCTCACCAAGACCTATCAGGGCTCGGGATTGGGGCTTGCGATCGCCCGGTCGCTGACCAATCTGCATGGCGGAAATATGCAGCTGCGCTCCAAGCTCGGCACCGGCACCATCGTGCGCGTCACCCTGCCGCGCGATCCGCAAGCGGCGAAGCTGTCGGCGGCGGCCTGA
- a CDS encoding cation-efflux pump, with protein MSSTHSTKTSVAAISIFASAGMAAAKFVVGIAIGSLALISEALHSSVDLVATVITWLVVRVSDKPADDEHHYGHGKIESLSALGVIAMLYVLAGGILVAAWGRLHEGTPPPVLSAIPFVVLVADISVNFWRAWALHRAARATKSQALAADALHFASDVFGSFAVIIGLALSGLGYWWGDAAAAIGVAVMISILGLRLARSTVETLLDRAPDGVSEKATAAIRAVPGVVDVERLRVRMVGPTHFIDAIVKVPRTTPIDRVEAIKRNAQAAVSSALGDADLTFTAVPVARDNESVRERIMVIARNSGLAIHHVTVHDVGGRLTVSIDLEVDGEMELLAAHDIAHDLERSIRDEFGEDVEVDTHIEPLEPELPHGTDAQPARVEAVKAALTRFAANGAIHDIHNVRVRDTDAGEIVNFHCRAAPSMSVIKVHESVDEIERALRRAFPSIKRVISHAEPPRT; from the coding sequence ATGAGCAGCACGCATTCCACCAAAACCTCCGTCGCCGCGATCTCGATTTTTGCCAGCGCCGGCATGGCCGCCGCAAAATTCGTGGTCGGCATCGCAATCGGCTCGCTGGCGCTGATCTCGGAGGCCCTGCACTCGTCCGTCGACCTGGTGGCGACCGTCATCACCTGGCTGGTGGTGCGGGTGTCCGACAAGCCCGCCGACGACGAGCACCATTATGGCCATGGCAAGATCGAGAGCCTGTCGGCGCTCGGCGTCATCGCGATGCTCTATGTGCTGGCCGGCGGCATCCTGGTGGCGGCCTGGGGCCGGCTGCATGAGGGAACGCCGCCGCCGGTGCTGTCGGCGATCCCGTTCGTCGTGCTGGTGGCCGACATATCAGTGAATTTCTGGCGGGCCTGGGCGCTGCACCGCGCGGCGCGCGCGACCAAAAGCCAGGCGCTCGCCGCCGACGCGCTGCATTTCGCCTCCGACGTGTTCGGGTCGTTCGCCGTCATCATCGGGCTCGCGCTCTCGGGCCTCGGTTACTGGTGGGGCGATGCGGCGGCCGCGATCGGCGTTGCCGTGATGATTTCGATCCTCGGCCTGCGGCTGGCGCGCTCCACCGTCGAGACCCTGCTCGACCGCGCGCCGGACGGCGTCTCGGAAAAAGCCACCGCCGCGATCCGCGCGGTGCCGGGCGTGGTCGATGTGGAACGTTTGCGGGTCCGCATGGTCGGCCCCACCCATTTCATCGACGCCATCGTCAAGGTGCCGCGCACCACCCCGATCGACCGCGTCGAGGCGATCAAGCGCAACGCGCAGGCAGCCGTCTCCAGCGCGCTCGGCGACGCCGACCTGACCTTCACGGCGGTGCCGGTCGCCCGCGACAATGAGAGCGTGCGCGAGCGCATCATGGTGATCGCGCGCAATTCCGGCCTCGCCATCCACCATGTCACCGTGCACGACGTCGGCGGCCGGCTGACGGTCTCGATCGACCTCGAGGTCGACGGCGAGATGGAGCTTCTGGCGGCGCACGACATCGCCCATGACCTGGAGCGCAGCATCCGCGACGAATTTGGCGAGGATGTCGAGGTCGACACCCATATCGAGCCGCTGGAGCCGGAATTGCCGCACGGCACCGACGCGCAGCCGGCGCGGGTCGAGGCCGTCAAGGCCGCGCTGACGCGCTTTGCCGCCAATGGGGCCATCCACGACATCCATAACGTGCGGGTCCGCGACACCGACGCCGGCGAAATCGTCAACTTCCACTGCCGCGCCGCGCCGTCGATGAGCGTCATCAAGGTGCACGAGAGCGTCGACGAGATCGAGCGCGCGCTGCGCCGCGCCTTCCCCTCCATCAAGCGCGTCATCAGCCACGCCGAGCCGCCGCGCACGTAG
- a CDS encoding IS110 family transposase — protein MAQNDLVVVGIDVAKDKVDACIRRFTLRQTFPNTAQGHRKLVAWLRRYQVGKAVMEASGGYELEWRNVLHKAGIEVRIVDPRRVRSFAQSAGRLAKNDPIDAEMIAWFAETFSQAPGQTPDAAREELAALAKARTALVDVKIRLQAQDEHAAPEPARKAYARVLKNLAAEMDKLEAAISAKVKATPEFAERAEIIESVPGLAHVTSAILIAGMPELGQVSDEVAAALIGVAPYDDDSGKRRGERYIKGGRRWVRNAFYMPCLGAATQCNPVLKAFYQRLLAKGKEPKVALVACMRKLIIILNTMLARRQKWNPGRHATG, from the coding sequence ATGGCACAAAACGATCTCGTTGTCGTCGGTATTGACGTGGCCAAAGACAAGGTGGATGCCTGCATTCGCAGATTCACGTTGCGGCAAACGTTCCCGAACACCGCACAAGGTCATCGCAAGCTGGTTGCCTGGCTGAGAAGATACCAAGTGGGCAAGGCGGTGATGGAGGCAAGCGGCGGCTACGAGCTGGAATGGCGCAACGTGCTGCACAAAGCCGGCATCGAGGTGCGGATCGTCGATCCCAGGCGGGTCCGCAGCTTTGCGCAGTCGGCCGGACGCTTGGCGAAGAACGATCCGATCGACGCGGAGATGATCGCCTGGTTTGCCGAGACGTTCAGCCAGGCGCCGGGCCAGACCCCTGATGCCGCGCGTGAGGAACTCGCGGCGCTGGCGAAAGCGCGCACGGCCCTGGTCGACGTCAAGATCCGCCTGCAGGCTCAGGACGAGCATGCGGCCCCAGAACCGGCCCGGAAGGCTTATGCGCGTGTCTTGAAGAACCTCGCCGCCGAAATGGACAAGCTCGAGGCCGCAATCTCTGCCAAGGTCAAGGCCACACCGGAGTTTGCCGAGCGTGCCGAGATCATCGAGAGTGTTCCGGGCCTCGCGCACGTGACGTCCGCGATCCTCATTGCAGGAATGCCCGAGCTCGGACAGGTCAGCGACGAGGTCGCCGCCGCCCTGATCGGCGTTGCCCCTTACGACGATGATAGCGGCAAGCGGCGCGGCGAGCGCTACATCAAGGGCGGGCGCCGCTGGGTGCGAAACGCATTCTACATGCCCTGTCTCGGCGCAGCTACGCAGTGTAACCCGGTGCTCAAGGCCTTCTATCAGCGTCTGCTTGCCAAGGGAAAGGAGCCCAAGGTTGCGCTCGTCGCCTGCATGCGCAAGCTGATCATCATTCTCAACACGATGCTCGCACGCCGCCAGAAATGGAATCCCGGCCGTCACGCCACGGGTTGA